GCCTGATGGCGCATGGCCTGGCCGCGACCCAGGAGTTCTACGGAGCGTTGTTCGGCTGGGAGTTCCGGCCTGGCCCGGACCAGCTCGGGCCCTACGTACGGGCACTGCTCGACGGCCATGAGGTCGCCGGGATCGGACAGCTGCCGCCCGACCACCATCTGCCGATCGCCTGGACTCCGTACCTGGCGTCGGACGACGTGGACGCGACGGCCGAGGCCGTGCGGCACTGCTGCGGCACGATCGGTGTCGGCCCACTGGACGCGGGCCCGGCCGGGCGGATGGCCATCGCGGTGGACCCCGCGGGCGCGGTGTTCGGGATCTGGCAGGCGGCGGAGCATCTGGGCGCCGCCCTCGTCGGGGAGCCCGGAGCACCGGCGTGGAACGAGCTGGTCACCCACGAGACGGCAGGGGTCGTCAAGTTCTACGAGGCGGTCTTCGGATACACCGAGGAGGCGGCCGCACCGGCCGACTTCGACTACGTGACGCTCCAGGTCGACGGGCGGCCCGTGGCGTCGGTGCGCGGTGTGGGCCAGGCGCTGCCGCGGGACCGCGGCGCGCACTGGATGACGTACTTCGAAGTCGCCGACGTGGACGAGTCGGTGGAACGGGTCGTCGAACTCGGCGGCCACGTCGTGAAGCCCGCGGAGGCGGGCACGCATGGGCGGGTGGCCACGGTCGCCGACCCGGAAGGCGCCGTCTTCACGCTGGTGCGATCCGAGAACTGACTCAGACGGCGGAGGACGTGTCGACCGGCAGCACGTCGGGCGACAGGGCTCCCGCCTGCGAGGTCGCCGCCGTCATCCGGCGCCTGTGGTGACGGCGGCACAGCACCTCGTAACCCACCTCGTCCGCCGCGTGGTTGACGTCGCCGACGACGACCTGGGCGCCTTCGACGACCATCGCACCGCCTATGGTGCGGGCGTTGTGGGTGGCGCGGGCGCCGCACCAGCACAGCGCCTCGACCTGCAACACCTCGACGCGGTCGGCGAGTTCGACCAGGCGCTGCGAGCCCGGGAAGAGCTTGGAGCGGAAGTCCGTGGTGATGCCGAAGGCGAACACGTCCAGGCCCAGGTCGTCGACGACGCGCGCCAGCTGGTCGATCTGGCCGGGCGCGAGGAACTGCGCCTCGTCCGCGATCACATAGTCCGCGCGGCCGCCCTTCGAGAGGTGGTCGACGAGATGGGCGTAGAAGTCGAAGTGGTCGGCGGCCTCGATCGCGTCCGTGACGAGGCCGAGCCGCGAGGAGAGCTTGCCCTCGCCCGCGCGGTCGTCACGGGTGAAGATCATCCCCTTCAGTCCGCGGGCCGAGCGGTTGTGCTCGATCTGCAGAGCCAGGGTGCTCTTTCCGCAGTCCATCGTTCCGGAGAAGAACACCAGCTCGGGCATGGGGAGTTGCAGCCTTTCGAGACGTACGGGGGGACGGCGTGGGCCGGGAGTCCGGTCAGGAGCGCACTTCGATGAGCGGGACGAGCTGCTCGACGGCGGTCATGGAGCCGTGCATGCCGACCAGGGCGGACTCCTTCGGCTCCTTCTCGGTGGCGATGATCGCCACGTCGTCGTGGGCCGCCGCGATGACGTCGCCGAAGCGTGCGTACACCCGCTCGTCGACGGCGTCGGGCGGGCCGAACCAGCCCGCGGCGATCGCCTCGTCCCGGCTCGCGATCCAGAACTGCTCGCCGAGCACCTCGCGCCAGACGGTCAGGACGTCGTTCTCGGCGCCCGGCACCGCGTACACATGGCGCGCGCGGCCCTCGCCGCCGAGGAGGGCGACGCCGGCGCGCAGCTCCCAGTCCTCGTCGAAGTCGATGCGCGACTGCTCGTCGAAGGGGATGTCGAGCATGCCGTGGTCGGCGGTGACGTACAGGGCGCTGCGCGGCGGCAGTTGCTCGGCCAGGCGCTGGACCAGGCGGTCGACGTACATGAGCTGGCCGCGCCAGGCGTCGGAGTCGACACCGAAGCGGTGGCCCTTGCCGTCCACCTCCGCGTAGTACGTGTAGACCAGCGAACGGTCGCCCGCGCCCAGTTGCTCGGCCGCGAGGTCCATGCGGTCCTCGCCGGAGAGCTTGCCGCGGAAGCTGCCGCCGCTCAGCGCGATCTTGGTGAGCGGGGTGTTCTGGAACGTCGGGGACGACACCTGGGCGGTGTGCACGCCCGCCGCGTGGGCCTGCTGGAAGACGGTGGGGTACGGCTGCCACTTGCGCGGGTCCGTCCACGGGTTCCAGCGGAGCTGGTTCATCAGCTCGCCGGTGGCCGGGTTGCGGACCGTATAGCCGGGCAGGCCGTGCGAGGCGGGCGGCAGGCCCGTGCCGACCGAGGCCAGGGAGGTCGCGGTGGTCGCGGGGAAGCCCGAGGTGATCGGGCGTCCCGTGCCGCCCCGGGACGAGCCGATGAGCGAGGTCAGGAAAGGCGCCTCGTCCGGGTGGGCCCGGAGCTGCTCCCAGCCCAGGCCGTCGATCAGGAAGACGCAGTTCCGGTCGGCCGGCGCGAGTTCCGGGATGACGGGCGCGAAGCCCTCGACGCCCTGGTGGGCGACGAGCGTGGGCAGCAGGTCGGCGAGCGAGCCGACGCCGTACTCGGGCAGGGGTGCGGAGTCGAGGGAGAGCGGCTGCACGTCGTCCCAGGCGGGCAGGGACATCAGCGGGCGGTGTCCGCGGTCGCCTCGGACAGTGCCTGCGCGAAGGCCAGGGTCTGGCGCACGGTGTCCGGGCCGTCGCCCGCCTCGCTGACGCGGAGGCTGAGGTCGTCGGCGGTGGAGCTGCCGGTGTACCCGTGGTCCGCCTCGCAGTTGGGGTCGCCGCAGGCGGCGGGCTCCAGGTCGATGCGTGACACGGCGCCCCAGCCGATGGTCAGGACGACCTCACGGGGCAGCGAGCCCGGCACGTACTTCTCGGGGTTGGCGACGACGCGGCTGACGACCACGGACGAGATCCGGCCGATTTTCACGGACTCCGTGGAGGTCGTCGCGTACGGCGTCGGGGAGGTACTGTCCGCCGCCTGCTCGTCCGTGTGGCTGACGATGAAGCGGGTGCCGGTCAGGACGAGGACCGTCACGTGCCGGCGCACTTCGTTCGCGTCGAACGTGGTCTCCTGGTGGACCAGGTACGACCCGATGGGCTCGCCGCCGATCGCGGCCTCCACCGCCTCGGCCACGAGGGCCGGGTAGTAGCCGCTGCGCTCGATCGCCGCGCGCAGCCCCTGGGTCGTCGTACCGGTCTTTGCCATGCCGTCCATCCTACGACCCGGCGGAGGGGGCGCGGTGCCCCACTGGCCGCCTCAGTACCCGGGCAGGGCCCGCGGGCCGAGGTCGCTGCGGGCCGGCGGGGGCGCGAGCCGCACGGAGGCACCGAGCACGGAGAGGCCGCGCTGGGCGACGACCACGGGCTCCAGGGACACCGCGACCACCTCGGGGTGATCGTCCACGAGGCGCGAGACCCGCTGGAGCAGCTCCTCCAGGGCCGGGGTGTCGACCGGCGCCGAACCGCGCCAGCCGAAGAGGAGCGGAGCGGTCCGGATGGACCTGACCAGGGAACCCGCGTCGCGCTCGGTGACCGGGACGAGACGGTGCCCGGTGTCGCCGAGCAGCTCGGAGGCGGCTCCCGCGAGCCCGAACGAGAGCACCGCTCCGGCCGCCGGGTCGATGACCGCGCGGACGACGGTGTCGACGCCGCGGGGTGCCATCGCCTGCACGACGGGTCGCAGCTCCGCGGGCTTGCCGAAGGTGTCGGTCAATTCGACGTAGGCGCGGCGCAATTGTTCTTCGTCGGCCAGGTCGAGGCGCACACCGCCGAGATCGGCGCGGTGGCGCAGGTGCGGGGCCGTGGTCTTCAGGGCCACGGGATAGCCGAGCGCGCGGGCCGCCGCCACGGCCGCGTCCGGGTCTGGCGCGGGCAGGGCATCCCGTACGTCGATGCCGTACCGCCCGAGCAGTTCGCGGGCGTCGTCCTGGGCGAGGGTGGCGCCGCGCGGGTCGTCCTGCTCGGCGAGGAGCTCGTCGATCCGCCGGGCGGTGCCGCTCTCGTCGATGTCCTCG
This Streptomyces sp. NBC_01283 DNA region includes the following protein-coding sequences:
- a CDS encoding thymidine kinase — protein: MPELVFFSGTMDCGKSTLALQIEHNRSARGLKGMIFTRDDRAGEGKLSSRLGLVTDAIEAADHFDFYAHLVDHLSKGGRADYVIADEAQFLAPGQIDQLARVVDDLGLDVFAFGITTDFRSKLFPGSQRLVELADRVEVLQVEALCWCGARATHNARTIGGAMVVEGAQVVVGDVNHAADEVGYEVLCRRHHRRRMTAATSQAGALSPDVLPVDTSSAV
- a CDS encoding DUF5998 family protein; this translates as MDGMAKTGTTTQGLRAAIERSGYYPALVAEAVEAAIGGEPIGSYLVHQETTFDANEVRRHVTVLVLTGTRFIVSHTDEQAADSTSPTPYATTSTESVKIGRISSVVVSRVVANPEKYVPGSLPREVVLTIGWGAVSRIDLEPAACGDPNCEADHGYTGSSTADDLSLRVSEAGDGPDTVRQTLAFAQALSEATADTAR
- a CDS encoding alkaline phosphatase family protein, giving the protein MSLPAWDDVQPLSLDSAPLPEYGVGSLADLLPTLVAHQGVEGFAPVIPELAPADRNCVFLIDGLGWEQLRAHPDEAPFLTSLIGSSRGGTGRPITSGFPATTATSLASVGTGLPPASHGLPGYTVRNPATGELMNQLRWNPWTDPRKWQPYPTVFQQAHAAGVHTAQVSSPTFQNTPLTKIALSGGSFRGKLSGEDRMDLAAEQLGAGDRSLVYTYYAEVDGKGHRFGVDSDAWRGQLMYVDRLVQRLAEQLPPRSALYVTADHGMLDIPFDEQSRIDFDEDWELRAGVALLGGEGRARHVYAVPGAENDVLTVWREVLGEQFWIASRDEAIAAGWFGPPDAVDERVYARFGDVIAAAHDDVAIIATEKEPKESALVGMHGSMTAVEQLVPLIEVRS
- a CDS encoding VOC family protein; this translates as MTEAWGSTGQRDGLGAVRRAPGTPTWVSLMAHGLAATQEFYGALFGWEFRPGPDQLGPYVRALLDGHEVAGIGQLPPDHHLPIAWTPYLASDDVDATAEAVRHCCGTIGVGPLDAGPAGRMAIAVDPAGAVFGIWQAAEHLGAALVGEPGAPAWNELVTHETAGVVKFYEAVFGYTEEAAAPADFDYVTLQVDGRPVASVRGVGQALPRDRGAHWMTYFEVADVDESVERVVELGGHVVKPAEAGTHGRVATVADPEGAVFTLVRSEN